One region of Maylandia zebra isolate NMK-2024a linkage group LG10, Mzebra_GT3a, whole genome shotgun sequence genomic DNA includes:
- the LOC101466642 gene encoding uncharacterized protein LOC101466642, which yields MQRQGNIKEQKHYKARHLKLNDLKQEAQDTHLYKKYLYKDDIPPYPGPGEVSLEFHVSRLKHDTYRLEEIKNDGGFKDPKSGSEDPDRLSLVWWSLAVAPEEIQSAERRLLEEAFPNRTEEQVRRQQSFLWKFASSPAFSEKSRYGSYRFTFTVQEVLEAYSKQFCSGTLPVVRVLRTSLYRQEVMYTVLVHSSANDKLFTEYPILSNAPNTICAYRDGCFIWNPEAMCEKHWYELIQRREENLMDAEEVTGNVQFYVWDYVAIALHVEGGQVLKFDSDDLRKNLTFCERDAVTVPKSDFYTYEDAQNLVTRLWPNWPSPLEKEVSFQQRF from the exons ATGCAGAGACAAGGAAACatcaaagaacaaaaacattatAAAGCGAGGCATTTAAAGCTGAATGatttgaaacaggaagctcaagATACTCATTTGTACAAGAAGTACCTCTACAAAGACGACATCCCTCCGTACCCCGGACCTGGAGAGGTTTCACTTGAGTTTCATGTGTCTCGGCTGAAACACGACACATACAGATTAGAAGAGATCAAGAATGACGGAGGCTTCAAGGATCCAAAGAGCGGCTCAGAGGATCCAGACAGactgtccctggtgtggtgGAGTCTGGCTGTGGCACCAGAGGAGATCCAATCAGCTGAGAGGAGGCTCCTGGAGGAGGCCTTCCCAAACCGGACCGAGGAGCAGGTCCGGAGGCAGCAGAGCTTCCTGTGGAAGTTCGCCTCCTCTCCAGCCTTCAGTGAGAAGTCCAGGTATGGATCGTACCGCTTCACCTTCACGGTGCAGGAGGTGCTGGAGGCCTACAGCAAGCAG tttTGCTCCGGCACCCTGCCTGTCGTGCGTGTTCTCAGGACTTCCCTGTacagacaggaagtgatgtaTACTGTGCTGGTCCACAGCTCAGCCAATGACAAGCTCTTCACTGAGTATCCCATCCTGTCCAATGCTCCAAACACCATCTGTGCTTATAGGGACGGATGCTTCATCTGGAACCCCGAAGCCATGTGTGAGAAACACTG GTATGAGCTGATCCAAAGACGTGAGGAGAACCTGATGGATGCTGAGGAGGTCACTGGGAACgttcagttttatgtttgggACTACGTCGCCATTGCCCTGCATGTGGAGGGCGGACAG GTGCTGAAATTTGATTCTGATGATCTGAGGAAGAACCTCACATTCTGTGAGCGTGACGCTGTGACAGTCCCTAAATCTGACTTTTATACTTACGAGGATGCTCAAAACCTGGTCACTCGTTTGTGGCCCAACTGGCCCTCCCCACTGGAGAAGGAAGTTTCATTTCAGCAGAGATTCTga
- the LOC112435398 gene encoding uncharacterized protein LOC112435398: MKSRKVKRILITKLMLTTLALQCKEIINDDLPVGQILDCWPTLKSQSQICAEFHRITNLHLKNHFYAVLDQHAPRLQSLFRKKAVCTGNVSDVLSQLFRSYNLQEQADIHAQSAGVLHALSAYLYEDTSTFIKTWDMMHSDRPDISEVPLGLLLIRANSSDATFFCPEKTAVLVEGNMIIVFTTLADAFLVIFGLTDVLHLSYPKCLANIFDFIQKVLMGLKGGKLKPKVLSLKNDLLAAE; encoded by the exons ATGAAGTCGAGAAAAGTGAAAAGAATCCTGATTACAAAGCTGATGCTCACAACTTTGGCCTTGCAATGCAAAGAGATCATCAATGATGACCTACCAGTAGGTCAGATCCTGGATTGCTGGCCTACTCTGAAATCCCAGTCCCAG ATCTGTGCAGAATTCCACAGGATTACAAACCTCCACCTGAAGAACCACTTTTATGCTGTGCTGGACCAACATGCTCCCCGGCTCCAGAGCTTATTCAGAAAGAAAGCTGTTTGCACAGGGAACGTGTCTGATGTCCTGTCTCAGCTCTTCAGAAGCTATAATCTCCAG GAACAAGCTGATATCCATGCCCAAAGTGCTGGTGTGCTTCATGCCCTCTCTGCCTATTTGTACGAAGACACCTCTACCTTCATCAAAACATGGGAT atGATGCATTCTGATAGACCAGATATTAGTGAAGTGCCACTTGGACTCCTCCTGATCAGAGCCAATTCCAGCGATGCAACATTCTTCTGCCCTGAGAAGACTGCAGTTTTGGTCGAGGGTAACATGATCATTGTTTTCACCACCCTGGCTGATGCATTTCTAGTAATATTTGGACTGACTGACGTCCTGCACCTAAGCTACCCAAAATGTTTGGCCAACATTTTTGACTTTATTCAGAAAGTTTTGATGGGTCTGAAGGGTGGGAAGTTGAAGCCCAAAGTGCTGAGTCTTAAAAATGATCTTTTGGCAGCAGAATAA